One region of Oncorhynchus tshawytscha isolate Ot180627B unplaced genomic scaffold, Otsh_v2.0 Un_contig_5990_pilon_pilon, whole genome shotgun sequence genomic DNA includes:
- the LOC112261271 gene encoding tetratricopeptide repeat protein 39B-like isoform X1, which translates to MAHVKNGNIQKMDPEDPFLLVPDKMKSQMDLETALQDSAKALDLFLNNRFSDALDLLRPWRSQSMYHAVGYSSMLAMQAGMTFEPKDVEKAMTALKESLQTCQMFRKKTTMVEAITEMFYKQPADNLTEEEMHAELCYAEALLQKAALTFLDESMISFIKGGMKIRNSFLIYKECDVMSTMAKNQSDQMSTQTHFRSGVNMGIGSFNLYLSLLPSKVLRLLEWMGFSGDREVGLSQLREGAASNSLRSILSTLCLLMYHLYISVILGTGEANLEESDFLLEPYIEKFPNGALILFYQARIALLKGNFEFAQKKFLECIAAQQEWRQIHHLCYWELMWSYSFQQDWLEAYQYADLLCKESKWSQAVYVFQKASILSMMPEEEVKKTGENVEQLFRQVESLRLRIAGKSIPTEKFAAKKAQRYSAATPVTLVIPAVEMIYVWNGFTIIGKRPELTESILVTIEKAEEQLKNDPNPSEYHVDDQCMVQMLKGLCLRHLGHLDQAQLCFTHVISSENRIKHDCYLVPYSMYELGLLYKQQGDLGKATTTIENAKLNYKGYSMESRLHFRIHAALNTMGTSVAKLPPHRTSA; encoded by the exons ATGGCTCACGTGAAGAATGGGAACATCCAAAAG ATGGACCCAGAGGATCCCTTTCTCCTGGTACCTGATAAGAT GAAATCCCAGATGGATTTAGAGACTGCGTTGCAGGATAGTGCCAAAGCCCTTGACCTCTTCCTCAACAACCGGTTCTCAGACGCCTTGGATCTCCTCAGACCCTG GAGGAGCCAGAGTATGTACCACGCTGTGGGCTACAGCAGCATGCTGGCCATGCAGGCGGGCATGACCTTTGAACCCAAGGATGTTGAAAAGGCCATGACTGCTCTGAAGGAGTCTCTGCAGACGTGCCAGAT GTTCCGGAAGAAGACTACCATGGTGGAGGCCATCACTGAGATGTTTTACAAGCAGCCAGCTGACAACTTAACTGAAG AGGAGATGCATGCGGAGTTGTGCTATGCTGAGGCACTATTGCAGAAGGCTGCACTCACTTTTCTGGACGAGAGCATGATCAGCTTCATCAAAGGAGGCATGAAGATCCGCAACAGCTTTCTGATCTACAA GGAATGTGATGTTATGTCAACCATGGCAAAGAACCAGTCTGACCAGATGAGCACACAAACTCACTTCAGGAGCGGTGTGAACATGGGCATTGGTTCATTTAACTTG TATTTGTCTCTCTTGCCGAGCAAGGTCCTCAGACTACTGGAGTGGATGGGTTTCTCTGGAGACCGG GAAGTGGGTCTGTCCCAGCTGAGGGAGGGTGCAGCCAGCAACAGCCTGCGCTCCATCCTCAGCACTCTGTGCCTCCTGATGTACCACCTCTACATCAGCGTCATACTGG GTACTGGTGAGGCAaacctggaagagtctgatttTCTTCTGGAGCCCTACATTGAAAAGTTCCCCAAT GGGGCCCTCATTCTCTTCTACCAGGCCAGGATTGCTCTGCTCAAGGGTAACTTTGAATTT GCCCAGAAGAAGTTCCTGGAGTGCATAGCGGCGCAGCAGGAGTGGCGTCAGATCCACCATCTGTGTTACTGGGAGCTTATGTGGTCCTACTCCTTCCAGCAGGACTGGCTGGAGGCATACCAGTATGCAGACCTTCTCTGCAAAGAGAGCAAGTGGTCCCAG GCTGTATACGTGTTCCAGAAAGCTTCCATCCTCAGCATGATGccagaggaggaggtgaagaaaaCTGGGGAGAATGTGGAACAGTTGTTCAG GCAAGTGGAGAGCCTGCGGCTGCGGATTGCAGGGAAGTCTATCCCAACAGAGAAGTTTGCCGCGAAGAAGGCTCAGCGGTACAGCGCCGCAACCCCAGTGACGCTGGTGATTCCTGCCGTG GAAATGATATATGTTTGGAATGGCTTCACCATCATTGGCAAAAGGCCTGAACTGACAGAGAGCATTCTGGTCACTATCGAGAAAGCAGAGGAGCAACTGAAGAATGACCCAA ATCCATCAGAGTACCACGTGGATGACCAATGCATGGTCCAGATGCTCAAGGGGCTGTGTCTGCGACACCTGGGCCATCTGGACCAGGCCCAACTCTGCTTCACACACGTCATCTCCAG TGAAAACCGGATCAAGCATGACTGCTACCTGGTGCCATACAGCATGTATGAACTGGGTCTTCTCTACAAGCAGCAAGGAGACTTGGGGAAGGCTACCACCACCATAGAAAATGCCAA GCTGAACTACAAGGGTTATAGCATGGAGTCGAGGCTACACTTCCGTATCCATGCTGCCCTTAACACAATGGGGACCTCGGTGGCCAAACTTCCACCCCACCGCACGTCAGCTTGA
- the snapc3 gene encoding snRNA-activating protein complex subunit 3, which yields MAAGSSSNVNENIPVFEYKDINTKPFHVGSFRTAWLEKLKPIDYSYEDKYEENEDADFAKEMGIAPETLDELKAICSVDTLRCQAEDEPLDTNVVPPDPTLQTLIQRKKKQDYKGTLRIDKISRVDHYQDELESLAVGKRPEDPVDLVPEGEIILSINVLYPAIFERFRYVRPHMTLQMLGSHSLVDLRDAICCISDLQVFGEFSNTPDMAPDFISKDHFKSAFFYFEGVFYNDMRHPECQDMSETTIDWAKTRDFPTFHKAKMEDTRFYDLKVKVGYPYLFCHQGDCEHVVIITDIRLAHKDDCLDRKLYPLLTHKHRVMTRKCAVCHVYIGRWLTTNDPFAPNDPCLFCERCFRMLHYDKKGNKLGQFLAYPYVDPGAFN from the exons ATGGCGGCGGGCAGCAGCTCAAACGTGAACGAAAATATTCCAGTTTTTGAGTATAAAGACATAAACACCAAACCATTCCACGTTGGCTCATTCAGAACCGCATGGCTTGAGAAATTGAAACCAATTGACTATTCCTACGAGGATAAATACGAAGAGAATGAAGATGCCGACTTTGCAAAGGAAATGGGAATCGCACCAGAAACGTTGGATGAACTGAAAGCTATCTGCAG cgTTGACACTCTTCGGTGTCAAGCTGAAGACGAGCCTCTTGACACGAACGTTGTGCCACCTGACCCCACTCTTCAAACACTAAT acagaggaagaagaagcaGGACTACAAAGGCACCCTGAGGATCGATAAGATAAGCAGAGTTGACCACTACCAAGACGAACTG GAGAGCCTAGCGGTGGGGAAAAGGCCTGAGGACCCTGTTGACTTGGTGCCAGAAGGGGAGATCATTTTGAGCATCAACGTTCTCTACCCAGCCATATTTGAGAGA TTTAGGTATGTGAGGCCCCACATGACCCTTCAGATGCTGGGCTCCCATAGTCTGGTGGACCTGAGGGACGCTATCTGCTGTATCAGCGACCTGCAGGTCTTTGGAGAGTTCAGCAACACGCCCGACATGGCACCGGACTTCATCAGCAAG GATCACTTCAAATCCGCCTTCTTCTACTTTGAAGGGGTCTTCTACAATGACATGCGTCACCCTGAGTGTCAGGACATGAGCGA GACCACCATTGATTGGGCAAAGACCAGAGACTTCCCCACATTCCACAAGGCCAAGATGGAGGACACCAGGTTCTACGACCTGAAGGTGAAGGTGGGCTACCCCTACCTCTTCTGTCACCAGGGAGACTGCGAGCACGTTGTCATCATCACCGATATCAG ACTGGCTCATAAGGATGACTGCCTGGATAGGAAGTTGTACCCTCTCCTTACCCACAAGCACAGGGTCATGACCAGGAAGTGTGCCGTGTGTCACGTCTACATCGGCAG ATGGTTAACCACAAATGATCCATTTGCCCCAAATGACCCGTGTCTCTTCTGTGAGCGATGCTTCCGCATGCTTCACTACGACAAGAAAGGAAACAAACTAGGACAGTTCCTGGCCTACCCTTATGTGGACCCTGGGGCCTTCAACTGA
- the LOC112261271 gene encoding tetratricopeptide repeat protein 39B-like isoform X2, with protein MDPEDPFLLVPDKMKSQMDLETALQDSAKALDLFLNNRFSDALDLLRPWRSQSMYHAVGYSSMLAMQAGMTFEPKDVEKAMTALKESLQTCQMFRKKTTMVEAITEMFYKQPADNLTEEEMHAELCYAEALLQKAALTFLDESMISFIKGGMKIRNSFLIYKECDVMSTMAKNQSDQMSTQTHFRSGVNMGIGSFNLYLSLLPSKVLRLLEWMGFSGDREVGLSQLREGAASNSLRSILSTLCLLMYHLYISVILGTGEANLEESDFLLEPYIEKFPNGALILFYQARIALLKGNFEFAQKKFLECIAAQQEWRQIHHLCYWELMWSYSFQQDWLEAYQYADLLCKESKWSQAVYVFQKASILSMMPEEEVKKTGENVEQLFRQVESLRLRIAGKSIPTEKFAAKKAQRYSAATPVTLVIPAVEMIYVWNGFTIIGKRPELTESILVTIEKAEEQLKNDPNPSEYHVDDQCMVQMLKGLCLRHLGHLDQAQLCFTHVISSENRIKHDCYLVPYSMYELGLLYKQQGDLGKATTTIENAKLNYKGYSMESRLHFRIHAALNTMGTSVAKLPPHRTSA; from the exons ATGGACCCAGAGGATCCCTTTCTCCTGGTACCTGATAAGAT GAAATCCCAGATGGATTTAGAGACTGCGTTGCAGGATAGTGCCAAAGCCCTTGACCTCTTCCTCAACAACCGGTTCTCAGACGCCTTGGATCTCCTCAGACCCTG GAGGAGCCAGAGTATGTACCACGCTGTGGGCTACAGCAGCATGCTGGCCATGCAGGCGGGCATGACCTTTGAACCCAAGGATGTTGAAAAGGCCATGACTGCTCTGAAGGAGTCTCTGCAGACGTGCCAGAT GTTCCGGAAGAAGACTACCATGGTGGAGGCCATCACTGAGATGTTTTACAAGCAGCCAGCTGACAACTTAACTGAAG AGGAGATGCATGCGGAGTTGTGCTATGCTGAGGCACTATTGCAGAAGGCTGCACTCACTTTTCTGGACGAGAGCATGATCAGCTTCATCAAAGGAGGCATGAAGATCCGCAACAGCTTTCTGATCTACAA GGAATGTGATGTTATGTCAACCATGGCAAAGAACCAGTCTGACCAGATGAGCACACAAACTCACTTCAGGAGCGGTGTGAACATGGGCATTGGTTCATTTAACTTG TATTTGTCTCTCTTGCCGAGCAAGGTCCTCAGACTACTGGAGTGGATGGGTTTCTCTGGAGACCGG GAAGTGGGTCTGTCCCAGCTGAGGGAGGGTGCAGCCAGCAACAGCCTGCGCTCCATCCTCAGCACTCTGTGCCTCCTGATGTACCACCTCTACATCAGCGTCATACTGG GTACTGGTGAGGCAaacctggaagagtctgatttTCTTCTGGAGCCCTACATTGAAAAGTTCCCCAAT GGGGCCCTCATTCTCTTCTACCAGGCCAGGATTGCTCTGCTCAAGGGTAACTTTGAATTT GCCCAGAAGAAGTTCCTGGAGTGCATAGCGGCGCAGCAGGAGTGGCGTCAGATCCACCATCTGTGTTACTGGGAGCTTATGTGGTCCTACTCCTTCCAGCAGGACTGGCTGGAGGCATACCAGTATGCAGACCTTCTCTGCAAAGAGAGCAAGTGGTCCCAG GCTGTATACGTGTTCCAGAAAGCTTCCATCCTCAGCATGATGccagaggaggaggtgaagaaaaCTGGGGAGAATGTGGAACAGTTGTTCAG GCAAGTGGAGAGCCTGCGGCTGCGGATTGCAGGGAAGTCTATCCCAACAGAGAAGTTTGCCGCGAAGAAGGCTCAGCGGTACAGCGCCGCAACCCCAGTGACGCTGGTGATTCCTGCCGTG GAAATGATATATGTTTGGAATGGCTTCACCATCATTGGCAAAAGGCCTGAACTGACAGAGAGCATTCTGGTCACTATCGAGAAAGCAGAGGAGCAACTGAAGAATGACCCAA ATCCATCAGAGTACCACGTGGATGACCAATGCATGGTCCAGATGCTCAAGGGGCTGTGTCTGCGACACCTGGGCCATCTGGACCAGGCCCAACTCTGCTTCACACACGTCATCTCCAG TGAAAACCGGATCAAGCATGACTGCTACCTGGTGCCATACAGCATGTATGAACTGGGTCTTCTCTACAAGCAGCAAGGAGACTTGGGGAAGGCTACCACCACCATAGAAAATGCCAA GCTGAACTACAAGGGTTATAGCATGGAGTCGAGGCTACACTTCCGTATCCATGCTGCCCTTAACACAATGGGGACCTCGGTGGCCAAACTTCCACCCCACCGCACGTCAGCTTGA